A window of Limosilactobacillus reuteri genomic DNA:
TTTGCCCCCAGTGCCTTATAAATCTGAGCAGTGGCCCCACCAATATTACCAAGACCAACAATTCCCACGGTTAAATTGTAAATTTCATTACTGATCAAGTCATCGCTCCACCGAAAGTCACCACGGCTCATGCGTTGTTCGAATTCACCAATCCGTCGTAACAAGTACATCGCCTGTGTGACACCCATTTCTGCGATTGCCCGTGGTGAATAAATAGGGACATTCGTTACAATGATGCCATTTGCTTTACATGCATCTAAATCAAAAATATCAACACCAACCATTCGAGCAGCCAATTGCTTAATCCCCATTGAAGCTAATTTCTCATACAGTTGTTCATCCCCAAGTTTTGTTGTTTGCTGTAAGGAAATTCCATCATATCCCTCTGCAAGCTTAACTGTATCAGCATTTAATGGTTCAGTAACCATCTTGACGTCATTGCCTGTCTTCTTTGCCCATGCTTCAATATAAGGCTTTTCAGCGTCACGAACGCTATACATAATTAATTTCATCAGTTTTCCCATTCCTTTCCTAAAAACCACTTATATTAATAGCTTAACACTCCTTTACTTAATCATCAGTATTTTAGCAGCAAAAAATGGTCTGTGACTTAAGCCAAGTTACTTTCATAAAAGACAAATGGCGCAGTACAACAATGGCCTCCAACGCCCGGTAAAACCGAACGTTAGAGGCCTATTGTTGCTTGCGGGGGCTCGAAAACGAAGTCACGAGTGACTTCTGTCTCGCTCCCTCTGTTATCTTTAATTATTGTTCACCGTTATCTCCTTGGTTTGGGCGACGTTGTTGAAGGTGCATACCGTCATAATCACCTTCTGGTCCAAGCAGTTCTTGGTTATTATCCAATTCTGAGCGACCAGCATAGTGATGATGTTGTAACCAAATCATACCGACTAGTAACAATGCATAGAAGACAATTGCGATTACGATAAGAACAGTTTTACAGAACATCGTGTAATGTGCTCCCAAACCACCAGAAATTGAATCACGGAGTCCTAAGATTGAGTAAGTCATTGGTAAGTACCAGTGAATTACGTTATAGAACTTCATTGTAATTTCCATTGGG
This region includes:
- a CDS encoding D-2-hydroxyacid dehydrogenase; protein product: MKLIMYSVRDAEKPYIEAWAKKTGNDVKMVTEPLNADTVKLAEGYDGISLQQTTKLGDEQLYEKLASMGIKQLAARMVGVDIFDLDACKANGIIVTNVPIYSPRAIAEMGVTQAMYLLRRIGEFEQRMSRGDFRWSDDLISNEIYNLTVGIVGLGNIGGATAQIYKALGAKVLAYDPSYNVEYEPYVEYTDFDTVVKNADILSLHTPLLPSTENMIAAPQFKMMKDNAYLINMARGKLVNTADLISALENKEIAGAGLDTLADETSFFGKQVTLDQIPDDYKKLAAMPNVLVTPHVAFLTETSIRNMVEISLNDAVTILEGKHSRNEVRM